The Bemisia tabaci chromosome 8, PGI_BMITA_v3 genome has a segment encoding these proteins:
- the LOC109032774 gene encoding uncharacterized protein encodes METEVRVKEEIGGPGEGSTSLIKNEILYDDDIYMFEDCPPGPENGTEAVWIKEEAENSGSDSDIAIVEESWPQVSAEPVEAPKKRIEKDQKAPKGKKSRKAKEPGISCPRCGLIFKSEASLEAHFFIHTGEKPLGCPFCPKNFKFREMLNDHIETLHAKESFCERCMTQIRDAKDVKVHMVRAEVGCSECPAKFAAQCELNKHVREEHEVKRYVCNMCPAAFGRPNHLALHKRSHIVERPSQCPLCSEKFRQRRHLKTHMHAHFRPANRPWNCTACPAKFKRKRDLKEHLKLHE; translated from the exons ATGGAAACGGAAGTGAGAGTGAAAGAGGAGATCGGAGGTCCAGGCGAAGGCTCCACGTCGTTGATCAAAAACGAAATCCTGTACGACGATGACATCTACATGTTCGAGGATTGTCCGCCAGGGCCGGAAAACGGAACCGAGGCTGTGTGGATCAAAGAGGAAGCCGAGAACTCGGGGTCGGACAGTGACATCGCCATCGTGGAAGAGAGTTGGCCGCAGGTGAGCGCGGAGCCGGTGgaagcaccgaaaaaaaggatcgAGAAGGACCAGAAGGCGCCGAAGGGGAAGAAATCCAGAAAGGCGAAGGAACCAGGGATCTCCTGCCCCCGCTGCGGGCTGATATTCAAGTCGGAGGCGTCGCTGGAAGCCCACTTTTTCATCCACACCGGGGAGAAACCGTTGGGATGTCCCTTCTGCCCGAAAAACTTCAAGTTCCGCGAGATGCTCAACGACCACATCGAGACGCTCCATGCCAAGGAGTCCTTCTGCGAGCGCTGTATGACGCAGATCCGGGACGCCAAGGATGTCAAG GTACACATGGTGAGGGCGGAGGTGGGATGCTCGGAATGTCCGGCCAAGTTCGCAGCGCAGTGCGAGCTGAACAAGCACGTTCGGGAGGAGCACGAAGTGAAGCGATACGTCTGCAACATGTGCCCAGCAGCTTTTGGGAGGCCGAACCACCTGGCGCTCCACAAGCGCTCGCACATCGTCGAGCGCCCGTCCCAGTGCCCGCTCTGCTCCGAGAAGTTCCGGCAGCGGCGACATCTCAAGACGCACATGCACGCCCACTTCAGGCCCGCCAACCGACCCTGGAACTGCACCGCCTGCCCGGCCAAGTTCAAGCGGAAACGCGACCTCAAGGAGCACCTCAAACTCCACGAATGA